Proteins from one Actinomycetes bacterium genomic window:
- a CDS encoding alpha/beta hydrolase has protein sequence MPRKIVLIVAAAVVLSLTAPAAAAEPSDSGERVRLGPTAATLTADSKPSKQQVKRIKWRACSAKALEGLECARYTVPRDWDEPNGDTYRLKVYRLKSDGKRSKVKGTLFINPGGPGFGGVGYIGVVAQSNRLREHFHIATWDPRGVPNSEPVLNNCAGQVGGADPLPATGPFTWRQMVASVNNIFGPAAAYCYNNSLDWVEYIGTNNVVQDLDALRAAVGDKKLTYLGGSYGTTIGKVYAQRYPDSVRAVMLDGVTQPNLTVPDYAVDNGRAGRQGFRYLQRNLPASVYTGYLALNDLLATNVITLATGDIVTRAELWNVTLMAMRGPQGAQDLASTVCGLVSALGLPGCEDRVVAASDAAISRAFAKAGRTGPPNDMLTRLINCVDLRGRPSVSQIAAGVADNDTTSPAGQTGGTNGSQFGSMCRGLPAPVDPLPAFDSKVRSKTPPLLLSGKYDIATPFTGAKQTRSWFPGSRLISVDTSFHVLFPAPTSCINKPVNRYLIKQKLPKQNINCEYPFPVQ, from the coding sequence ATGCCTCGCAAAATCGTCCTGATCGTCGCTGCCGCGGTTGTTCTCAGCCTGACAGCACCAGCGGCCGCAGCCGAACCGAGCGATAGCGGTGAGCGAGTGCGGCTCGGTCCAACTGCGGCGACGCTGACTGCCGATAGCAAGCCGAGCAAGCAGCAGGTCAAGCGCATCAAGTGGCGGGCCTGCTCTGCGAAAGCGCTGGAAGGACTCGAGTGCGCCCGCTACACCGTGCCGCGGGACTGGGATGAACCCAACGGGGACACCTACCGGCTCAAGGTCTACCGGCTGAAATCCGATGGCAAGCGCAGCAAAGTCAAAGGCACTCTCTTCATCAATCCGGGCGGCCCCGGCTTTGGCGGAGTGGGCTACATCGGTGTCGTGGCACAAAGCAATCGACTTCGTGAGCACTTTCATATCGCCACCTGGGATCCCCGCGGCGTCCCCAACTCTGAGCCGGTGCTCAACAACTGCGCTGGCCAAGTCGGTGGTGCTGATCCGCTACCTGCCACTGGACCCTTCACCTGGCGACAGATGGTGGCATCGGTGAATAACATCTTCGGGCCAGCGGCTGCCTACTGCTATAACAACAGCCTGGACTGGGTGGAGTACATCGGCACCAACAACGTGGTGCAAGATCTGGATGCACTCCGAGCAGCAGTCGGCGACAAGAAACTCACCTACCTCGGCGGCAGCTATGGCACCACCATTGGCAAGGTCTATGCGCAGCGCTATCCCGATAGCGTGCGAGCGGTCATGTTGGACGGTGTTACCCAGCCAAATCTGACCGTCCCGGATTACGCGGTAGACAACGGGCGCGCCGGCAGACAAGGATTCCGCTACTTGCAACGCAATCTGCCCGCAAGTGTCTACACCGGATACCTGGCACTGAACGATCTACTGGCAACCAACGTGATTACCTTGGCCACAGGCGACATCGTGACCCGCGCCGAGTTGTGGAATGTCACGCTGATGGCCATGCGCGGCCCGCAAGGCGCCCAGGACCTCGCGTCCACTGTCTGCGGTCTGGTTTCCGCACTCGGACTGCCTGGCTGCGAGGACCGGGTTGTTGCTGCTAGCGACGCTGCCATCAGTCGAGCGTTCGCCAAGGCTGGGCGTACCGGACCGCCCAATGACATGCTCACCCGATTGATCAACTGTGTTGATTTGCGGGGGCGGCCATCGGTTTCTCAGATCGCTGCCGGGGTGGCAGACAACGATACGACCTCGCCGGCTGGGCAGACTGGTGGTACCAACGGATCCCAGTTCGGCTCCATGTGTCGCGGACTGCCAGCACCGGTGGATCCGTTGCCCGCCTTCGACAGCAAAGTCCGCAGCAAGACGCCCCCGCTTTTGCTGTCCGGCAAGTACGACATTGCGACCCCGTTCACTGGGGCGAAGCAAACCCGTTCTTGGTTTCCCGGTAGTCGGCTGATCTCGGTGGATACGTCGTTCCACGTGCTGTTCCCGGCCCCGACATCGTGTATCAACAAGCCAGTCAATCGCTATCTGATCAAGCAGAAGTTGCCAAAGCAGAACATCAACTGCGAGTACCCGTTTCCGGTGCAATAG
- a CDS encoding NAD(P)-dependent oxidoreductase, which produces MTRPETVVITGAGGFIARHLQDSLTAAGVEVRGIDLIPDPERGIRQGSTLAPEQWRDALIGADAVIHTAATVSNVASLTQTWTVNVLGTDRVMRAAADAGVGHFVHLSSIAAFGEDFPDGVTEDYPARMTGHPYADSKVNGEAHVLAAHAAGVIDCTIIRPGDVYGPGSRPWVVIPIELIKKKQAILPEGGRGIFSPTYVDNLVSGIELTLAQPESRGQIFTISDGVGVTCLDYFRRLADLVNGTVRTVPTPVARLLARSIGSITRGLGRDSELGDASLGMLLRRGTYSIGKAQSMLGYDPIIDLDEGIRRVDAWLDNEGLR; this is translated from the coding sequence ATGACCAGGCCCGAGACTGTGGTGATCACCGGCGCCGGTGGCTTCATCGCCCGGCACCTGCAGGATTCACTGACTGCCGCCGGGGTGGAAGTGCGCGGCATCGATCTCATTCCCGACCCCGAGCGCGGTATTCGGCAAGGCTCAACGCTGGCACCGGAACAGTGGCGGGACGCTCTCATCGGCGCCGATGCAGTGATCCACACTGCGGCAACGGTCTCGAACGTGGCATCACTGACGCAGACCTGGACCGTCAACGTGCTGGGCACCGATCGGGTGATGCGGGCTGCGGCTGATGCCGGAGTCGGACACTTCGTTCACCTGTCATCGATCGCCGCCTTCGGTGAAGATTTCCCCGACGGGGTTACCGAGGACTACCCGGCGCGGATGACCGGACATCCCTATGCCGATAGCAAGGTCAACGGGGAGGCGCACGTGTTGGCAGCCCACGCCGCCGGCGTTATCGACTGTACGATCATCCGCCCGGGCGATGTTTACGGCCCCGGATCTCGACCGTGGGTCGTCATCCCGATTGAACTGATCAAGAAGAAGCAGGCGATCCTGCCCGAGGGCGGTCGCGGCATCTTCTCCCCCACCTATGTCGACAATCTCGTGTCCGGAATCGAACTGACGCTTGCGCAACCCGAGTCGCGTGGGCAGATCTTCACCATCTCCGATGGGGTGGGGGTGACCTGTCTGGACTACTTCCGCCGACTCGCCGATCTGGTCAATGGCACGGTACGCACAGTGCCCACCCCGGTCGCTCGACTGCTGGCTCGTTCGATCGGCTCCATCACCCGCGGCTTAGGCAGGGATAGCGAGTTGGGAGATGCCAGCCTGGGGATGTTGTTGCGGCGCGGCACCTACTCGATCGGCAAGGCCCAGTCGATGCTCGGCTACGACCCCATCATCGATTTGGACGAAGGGATACGCCGAGTCGACGCTTGGTTGGACAACGAGGGCCTGCGCTGA
- a CDS encoding beta-glucosidase: MDPDRSQFGDDFVWGVATAAYQIEGSPTADGKGASIWDTFCSQPGRIVDGSSGARACDSYRRYAEDAALVAELGFDAYRLSLSWPRIQPDGRSVNRAGIDHYRRVVDSCLERGVQPWVTLYHWDLPQALDDRGGWTDRDIVGRFADYAGVVGEVLGDVVSNWMLLNEPMSFTSLGYLVGEHAPGRRGLLGYLAAVHHTNLATAAGAQSLRAADPDGIVGTTHYLTAPQGVGPGKWAAARAERSAHAVINRQFLEPGLGMGYPTKDAPILRLMNRYMRPGDLDRCRVDLDFLGVQYYSRLRSQFLPVPGLWTIPSVDPVDPTAPTTSMGWQIMPEGLGMVLDMVQAYGQFPRIIITEGGASFADEVRDGRVADRRRIDYYRAHLAEVRAAQQRGIPVQGYFCWSLLDNFEWAEGTRPRFGLVHVDYSSQQRTIKESGHWFARCLADTAIQGERSST, from the coding sequence ATGGACCCCGACCGCAGTCAGTTCGGTGACGACTTCGTCTGGGGGGTGGCCACCGCGGCCTACCAGATCGAGGGATCACCGACCGCTGACGGCAAGGGCGCCAGCATCTGGGATACGTTTTGCTCCCAGCCCGGTCGGATTGTGGATGGTTCCTCGGGGGCTCGAGCCTGCGATTCCTACCGGCGCTACGCCGAAGACGCAGCGTTGGTGGCCGAACTGGGCTTCGATGCCTACCGGCTGTCGCTTTCCTGGCCGCGAATCCAACCGGACGGCCGCAGCGTCAATCGCGCCGGGATCGACCACTACCGTCGCGTGGTCGACTCCTGTCTGGAACGTGGCGTGCAGCCGTGGGTGACGCTCTACCACTGGGACCTGCCGCAAGCGCTGGACGATCGCGGTGGCTGGACCGATCGCGACATCGTCGGCCGATTTGCCGACTACGCGGGTGTAGTAGGGGAGGTGCTGGGAGATGTGGTGAGCAACTGGATGTTGCTCAATGAGCCGATGAGCTTTACCAGCCTGGGATATCTGGTCGGTGAGCATGCTCCTGGTCGGCGGGGGCTGTTGGGCTATCTCGCGGCAGTGCACCACACCAACCTGGCGACTGCTGCTGGCGCGCAGTCGCTGCGGGCCGCAGATCCCGACGGGATCGTGGGGACTACGCACTACCTCACCGCACCGCAGGGCGTGGGGCCAGGAAAGTGGGCGGCAGCGCGGGCGGAGCGATCCGCGCATGCGGTGATTAACCGGCAGTTCTTGGAGCCTGGTCTGGGGATGGGCTACCCGACGAAGGATGCACCGATCCTGCGACTAATGAACCGGTACATGCGACCTGGTGACCTTGATCGGTGTCGAGTTGACCTCGATTTCCTCGGCGTCCAGTACTACTCGCGGCTGCGGTCGCAGTTCCTGCCGGTTCCGGGTTTGTGGACCATTCCCTCGGTGGATCCGGTTGACCCGACCGCGCCCACCACCAGCATGGGTTGGCAAATCATGCCGGAAGGTTTGGGAATGGTGCTGGACATGGTGCAGGCATACGGTCAATTCCCCCGCATCATCATTACCGAAGGCGGGGCTTCCTTCGCCGACGAGGTGCGCGACGGTCGGGTAGCCGATCGGCGGCGCATCGACTACTACCGAGCCCACCTAGCCGAAGTGCGTGCAGCTCAGCAACGAGGCATTCCGGTGCAGGGCTACTTCTGCTGGTCGTTGCTGGACAACTTCGAGTGGGCGGAAGGAACACGCCCCCGGTTCGGTCTCGTCCATGTCGACTACAGCAGTCAGCAGCGCACTATCAAAGAGTCCGGTCACTGGTTCGCCCGATGTCTGGCGGATACCGCTATCCAGGGTGAGCGATCCTCCACCTAG
- a CDS encoding acetyl-CoA carboxyl transferase: MDRLPVGEVLEQVLDPGSWRPWDPPAAEGKTDPAYAEELREAAAKARSDEAILTGSGRVMDIPVAVMAADFDFLAGSVGRVAAARIASATDRATALGLPLLALPTSGGTRMQEGTPAFLLMAGIAAAVRRHMDAGLPYLVYLRHPTTGGVLATWGSLGDLTFAQPGALIGFLGPRVYQGLYGEPFPDGVQTAEGLTAAGVIDGVADPEQWRDHVVDLLRACRARPADTVESFSWEPAGSGGGDSARGRPSRVSQPADGWSAVVATRQVQRPGVAEFIGEITGFVPLVGTQTGETAAATIAGIGRLQELGIVVVGFDRAAQADGRLVGPADLRVARRAMSLAQRWQLPLITVVDTQGGELSAAAERGALAGEIARCLADLSALRTPVLSVLLGGGGGGAALALVPGDYVLAAADAWITPLPPEGASLIRHRTTDLADEMANSQRITAADLRRVGAVDRIVSPPQDDVAAFVDEVAAALAGLVSQPLDLGARAAKWSAGDHWR, from the coding sequence ATGGACAGACTTCCCGTCGGCGAGGTGTTGGAGCAAGTTCTCGACCCGGGTTCTTGGCGCCCGTGGGATCCGCCAGCTGCTGAAGGCAAGACTGATCCGGCTTATGCCGAGGAACTGCGGGAAGCCGCGGCAAAGGCGAGATCGGATGAAGCCATTCTGACTGGGTCCGGCCGCGTCATGGATATCCCGGTTGCGGTCATGGCGGCGGACTTCGACTTTCTGGCTGGTTCGGTGGGTCGGGTGGCAGCCGCTCGGATCGCCAGTGCGACCGATCGGGCCACAGCCCTGGGACTGCCGTTGCTGGCGTTGCCGACCTCTGGCGGGACTCGCATGCAGGAGGGTACGCCGGCCTTCCTGCTGATGGCGGGTATCGCGGCTGCCGTGCGTCGTCACATGGACGCTGGACTGCCCTATTTGGTGTATCTGCGTCATCCCACGACTGGCGGGGTACTGGCCACCTGGGGCAGTTTGGGCGATCTGACCTTCGCACAACCGGGGGCGCTCATCGGCTTCTTAGGGCCGCGGGTCTACCAGGGGCTTTACGGTGAACCGTTTCCCGATGGCGTGCAAACGGCTGAGGGACTGACTGCCGCCGGAGTTATCGACGGAGTAGCTGATCCGGAGCAGTGGCGAGACCATGTGGTGGATCTGTTGCGAGCCTGCCGGGCCCGCCCCGCTGACACGGTGGAGTCATTCAGTTGGGAACCGGCCGGTTCCGGTGGCGGGGACTCCGCACGCGGCCGTCCCTCGCGCGTCTCACAACCGGCGGACGGTTGGAGTGCAGTTGTCGCCACACGACAGGTGCAACGTCCAGGTGTGGCTGAGTTCATCGGGGAAATCACCGGCTTCGTGCCATTGGTCGGTACCCAGACCGGTGAGACCGCTGCTGCAACCATTGCCGGAATCGGCCGACTGCAAGAACTGGGGATCGTCGTCGTTGGCTTCGATCGAGCTGCGCAGGCTGACGGGCGGCTCGTCGGGCCAGCAGACTTGCGAGTGGCCCGCCGGGCGATGTCGTTGGCGCAGCGTTGGCAGTTGCCACTGATCACTGTCGTGGATACCCAAGGTGGGGAACTGAGCGCAGCCGCTGAGCGAGGGGCGTTGGCGGGTGAAATTGCTCGGTGTCTGGCCGATCTGTCGGCGCTGCGCACCCCAGTGCTGTCGGTATTGCTAGGAGGCGGTGGCGGTGGTGCAGCGCTGGCACTGGTACCCGGTGACTATGTGTTGGCTGCTGCCGATGCCTGGATTACCCCGCTGCCGCCAGAGGGCGCCTCCTTGATCCGACATCGCACCACCGATCTCGCTGATGAGATGGCTAATAGCCAACGGATCACTGCTGCTGACTTGCGCCGGGTCGGAGCGGTGGATCGCATCGTGTCGCCGCCGCAGGACGACGTGGCTGCCTTCGTGGATGAGGTGGCGGCAGCCTTGGCAGGGTTGGTGTCGCAGCCGTTGGACTTAGGTGCCCGGGCTGCCAAGTGGTCTGCCGGCGACCACTGGCGATAG
- the rpmI gene encoding 50S ribosomal protein L35 codes for MKTHSGTKKRVKMTGKGKLRRQRANRRHLLEHKASKRTRRLDQDADISKADTKQVKRLLGKR; via the coding sequence ATGAAGACCCATAGCGGGACCAAGAAGCGAGTCAAGATGACTGGCAAGGGCAAACTGCGTCGGCAGCGGGCCAATCGCCGCCATCTGCTGGAACATAAAGCCAGCAAACGAACTCGGCGACTCGACCAGGACGCTGACATTTCCAAGGCCGACACCAAGCAGGTCAAGCGACTGCTCGGCAAGCGCTGA
- the rplT gene encoding 50S ribosomal protein L20, which produces MARVKRAVNAHKKRRETLEQASGYRGQRSRLYRKAKEQVTHSLTYAYDHRKARKGDFRRLWIQRINAAARANGMTYNRFIQGLKLAGVEVDRRMLAELAVNDPDAFAALVEQSRAALPAAS; this is translated from the coding sequence ATGGCCAGGGTCAAGCGGGCGGTGAACGCCCACAAGAAGCGCCGGGAAACTCTCGAGCAGGCAAGTGGCTACCGGGGGCAGCGGTCTCGGCTTTACCGCAAGGCAAAAGAGCAGGTCACTCACTCGCTCACCTACGCCTACGATCACCGCAAGGCACGCAAAGGCGACTTTCGTCGGCTATGGATTCAGCGGATCAACGCCGCTGCTCGTGCCAACGGCATGACCTACAACCGGTTCATTCAGGGCCTGAAACTGGCCGGAGTTGAGGTTGATCGCCGCATGCTCGCCGAGCTCGCTGTCAACGATCCCGACGCATTCGCCGCTTTGGTGGAGCAGTCCCGCGCTGCCCTGCCCGCGGCATCCTGA
- the infC gene encoding translation initiation factor IF-3 has product MSVELRINDRIRVPEVRLVGPNGEQVGIVHIEDALRLAREADLDLVEVAANSRPPVCKLMDYGKYKYEAAQKDRAARRNQTQTVIKEMKLRPKIDPHDYETKKGHIVRFLNQGDKVKVTIMFRGREQSRPELGFRLLEKLSEDIEDIGFVEYAPKQEGRNMIMVISPVKKKSEVKGTRSQQRRDRERRDEERAQREQDGQSETSDATDNTEPTE; this is encoded by the coding sequence ATCAGCGTCGAACTACGCATCAACGATCGAATCCGGGTACCGGAGGTCCGTCTGGTCGGACCGAATGGTGAGCAGGTCGGCATCGTCCACATCGAAGACGCCCTGCGACTCGCTCGAGAAGCCGATCTGGATCTGGTGGAAGTGGCTGCCAACAGCCGCCCACCGGTGTGCAAGTTGATGGATTACGGCAAGTACAAGTACGAAGCCGCCCAAAAAGACCGGGCAGCGCGCCGCAATCAGACGCAGACCGTGATCAAAGAGATGAAGCTCCGTCCCAAGATCGACCCCCACGACTACGAGACCAAAAAAGGCCACATCGTCCGGTTCCTCAACCAAGGCGACAAGGTCAAGGTCACGATCATGTTCCGGGGTCGAGAGCAGTCCCGCCCCGAGCTTGGGTTCCGACTGCTGGAGAAACTCTCGGAAGACATCGAAGACATTGGCTTTGTGGAGTACGCCCCGAAACAAGAGGGCCGCAACATGATCATGGTCATTTCCCCGGTGAAGAAGAAATCCGAGGTCAAGGGAACTAGGTCGCAGCAACGTCGGGACCGCGAACGTCGCGATGAGGAGCGAGCCCAGCGTGAACAGGACGGGCAGAGCGAAACTTCAGATGCCACCGACAACACCGAGCCAACCGAATAG
- a CDS encoding fibronectin type III domain-containing protein yields MISVRLLAALAALPLTIGLVVPTVGAAAVPTNAPAANEDGAARAAKPKVSLKGPKSKPKIGDKVSVKGKVSGVGSAKATVKIERKKKKKSQWVKVTKTKTTSDGTYKKRLKLPEKSKITLRAKLVKPKSAKGTKSKKLVVKFARPSAPTSPSQVAAVALDASARVSWSPPADQDGSAVTGYTVVAAPGGQQFWTQKSFITISGLRNGTEYTFFVLADSAEGSSPPSVESNPVVPFDPEQCLINGQIRSGGNPVRQAVAAASDGSTLNFAGNCIDHRVVVTNSLTFTGMPTGDKRSHVIDAALKGRVIEVRRGGDLTLDGELKITGGQAQDAETREADAASIACDSWGGGICTEGDLTLTGDVVIANNVAYDTGGVQVVDFGSLKMMGNAAVRRNSSSGVAGGVDLYRNSEDAAAAKQAGRPIFEMQGNASIHDNVTALSGDGGGVYIEDGTMVMNGGSISGNFAGYGGGISVESEAEFTMNSGTISGNVAGEGGGVFLGRPGDGPTIAKLRGGLITGNSAIAFDERRTGSGGGIYQSDGASLDLSGTSVSGNTAEAEGNEIYRQAPG; encoded by the coding sequence ATGATTTCGGTGCGGTTGCTAGCAGCATTGGCTGCTTTGCCACTCACAATTGGATTGGTTGTGCCAACTGTTGGCGCGGCGGCCGTCCCTACCAATGCACCAGCAGCTAATGAAGATGGTGCCGCGAGAGCAGCTAAGCCCAAAGTGAGCCTGAAAGGGCCCAAGAGCAAGCCCAAAATCGGTGACAAGGTCTCGGTAAAGGGTAAGGTTTCTGGCGTCGGCTCGGCCAAGGCCACGGTGAAGATTGAACGCAAGAAAAAGAAGAAGTCGCAGTGGGTCAAAGTAACCAAAACAAAAACGACCTCGGACGGCACCTACAAGAAGCGTCTCAAGCTCCCTGAGAAATCGAAGATCACCTTGCGGGCCAAATTGGTCAAGCCGAAAAGTGCCAAGGGAACGAAAAGCAAGAAACTAGTCGTCAAGTTTGCTCGCCCGAGCGCGCCCACGTCTCCTAGCCAAGTGGCTGCAGTAGCGCTCGATGCTTCGGCTCGAGTTTCGTGGTCTCCGCCCGCCGATCAAGACGGTTCCGCTGTCACTGGCTACACCGTCGTGGCTGCTCCGGGCGGCCAACAGTTCTGGACGCAGAAGTCCTTTATCACTATTAGTGGGTTGAGGAATGGCACGGAGTACACGTTTTTCGTGTTGGCAGATTCGGCTGAGGGCAGTAGCCCACCGAGCGTCGAGAGCAACCCAGTCGTTCCCTTCGATCCCGAACAATGCCTGATCAATGGCCAGATTCGTTCAGGGGGTAACCCGGTGCGGCAGGCCGTAGCGGCGGCATCTGATGGAAGCACGCTGAACTTTGCCGGCAACTGTATAGATCACCGGGTCGTGGTCACCAACTCGCTGACTTTCACTGGGATGCCGACCGGCGACAAGCGTTCGCACGTCATTGATGCTGCTCTCAAGGGTCGAGTGATTGAGGTTCGACGCGGTGGAGACCTGACGTTGGATGGTGAACTGAAGATTACGGGCGGACAGGCGCAAGACGCGGAGACGCGAGAAGCGGACGCGGCAAGTATCGCCTGCGACAGCTGGGGCGGTGGTATCTGTACGGAGGGCGACCTGACTCTCACCGGGGATGTCGTCATCGCGAACAACGTCGCCTATGACACCGGCGGAGTGCAGGTCGTTGACTTTGGCAGCCTCAAGATGATGGGGAATGCCGCAGTGCGCCGCAACTCTAGTTCTGGCGTGGCCGGGGGAGTTGACCTGTATCGGAACAGCGAAGATGCGGCTGCGGCGAAACAAGCCGGGCGTCCCATCTTTGAGATGCAAGGTAATGCCAGCATCCACGACAACGTCACGGCGCTGTCTGGCGATGGCGGCGGCGTCTACATCGAAGACGGGACGATGGTCATGAACGGTGGGTCCATTTCGGGAAATTTCGCCGGCTACGGCGGTGGCATCAGTGTCGAGTCCGAGGCTGAGTTCACCATGAACTCTGGCACGATCAGTGGAAACGTTGCTGGTGAGGGTGGTGGCGTCTTTCTCGGGAGACCCGGCGATGGCCCGACGATCGCGAAGCTGCGCGGCGGCCTCATCACCGGTAACTCGGCGATCGCATTCGATGAGCGTCGCACAGGTTCGGGCGGCGGGATTTACCAGTCCGACGGTGCATCTCTGGACCTCTCGGGCACTAGCGTGTCAGGCAATACGGCCGAGGCTGAAGGGAACGAGATTTACCGACAGGCTCCTGGGTAA
- a CDS encoding DUF1844 domain-containing protein, with translation MDAEPLSATATRDLMELSAVEILGAHAADLMTAAAVKLGLYEGTTEQRDLAEARILIEALAGLIKAAAPQLGHHHAAPLRDGLSTLQRAFREAQEYPDPPGEGPGE, from the coding sequence ATGGACGCTGAGCCGTTGTCTGCAACCGCTACCCGCGACTTGATGGAATTGTCGGCGGTGGAAATCCTGGGGGCGCATGCAGCTGACCTGATGACCGCGGCCGCGGTCAAGTTGGGACTCTACGAGGGGACCACTGAGCAGCGAGATCTCGCCGAAGCTCGGATTCTTATTGAAGCGCTGGCTGGCCTGATCAAGGCAGCCGCACCGCAGTTGGGCCATCACCACGCCGCACCGCTGCGGGACGGGCTAAGCACGCTACAGCGGGCGTTCCGCGAAGCACAGGAATACCCGGATCCGCCGGGTGAAGGCCCCGGCGAATAG